A window of the Lagopus muta isolate bLagMut1 chromosome 1, bLagMut1 primary, whole genome shotgun sequence genome harbors these coding sequences:
- the CBX7 gene encoding chromobox protein homolog 7 isoform X2: MELSAIGEQVFAVESIRKKRVRKGKVEYLVKWKGWPPKYSTWEPEDHILDPRLVVAYEEKEERDRASGYRKRGPKPKRLLLQRLYGMDLRSAHKGKEKLCFSLARRFGGGDSSLPGAKTGQAEFSEKTGGTVLPFSLRKQRKNQKYLRLSRKKFPRMASLENRSCRHEFFLNDAVDLETQQSPEDWEAVQHTGKEDVDGNLPWIPTVPPSEVTVTDITANSITVTFREAQVAEGFFRDRSAQF, translated from the exons ATGGAGCTGTCGGCTATCGGGGAGCAGGTGTTCGCGGTGGAGAGCATCCGCAAGAAGCGTGTGCGGAAG GGTAAAGTAGAATACCTGGTGAAGTGGAAAGGATGGCCCCCAAA atacaGCACATGGGAGCCAGAAGATCATATCTTGGACCCTCGCCTGGTAGTGGCTTACGAAGAAAA GGAAGAGAGAGACCGTGCTTCAGGGTACAGAAAAAGAGGTCCCAAACCAAAGCGCCTCCTATTGCAG CGGCTGTATGGCATGGACTTGAGGAGTGCCcacaagggaaaggaaaagctctgtttctctcttgCACGGAGGTTTGGAGGAGGAGACAGTAGCCTGCCAGGGGCCAAGACAGGGCAGGCAGAGTTCTCTGAGAAGACTGGGGGAACAGTCCTGCCATTCTCTCTCCGGAAGCAACGCAAAAACCAGAAGTACTTGCGACTGTCAAGGAAGAAGTTCCCCCGCATGGCAAGCCTGGAGAACCGAAGCTGCAGGCATGAGTTCTTCTTGAATGATGCAGTAGACCTGGAGACCCAGCAAAGCCCTGAGGACTGGGAGGCTGTGCAGCACACCGGCAAAGAAG ATGTGGATGGCAATCTCCCTTGGATTCCCACTGTGCCCCCCAGCGAAGTGACAGTGACAGACATCACGGCAAACTCCATTACCGTCACTTTCAGAGAAGCACAAGTGGCTGAGGGCTTCTTCCGAGACCGGAGTGCGCAGTTCTGA
- the CBX7 gene encoding chromobox protein homolog 7 isoform X3, which translates to MELSAIGEQVFAVESIRKKRVRKGKVEYLVKWKGWPPKYSTWEPEDHILDPRLVVAYEEKEERDRASGYRKRGPKPKRLLLQRLYGMDLRSAHKGKEKLCFSLARRFGGGDSSLPGAKTGQAEFSEKTGGTVLPFSLRKQRKNQKYLRLSRKKFPRMASLENRSCRHEFFLNDAVDLETQQSPEDWEAVQHTGKEARLHYRCNMKKTLIFGSLCLS; encoded by the exons ATGGAGCTGTCGGCTATCGGGGAGCAGGTGTTCGCGGTGGAGAGCATCCGCAAGAAGCGTGTGCGGAAG GGTAAAGTAGAATACCTGGTGAAGTGGAAAGGATGGCCCCCAAA atacaGCACATGGGAGCCAGAAGATCATATCTTGGACCCTCGCCTGGTAGTGGCTTACGAAGAAAA GGAAGAGAGAGACCGTGCTTCAGGGTACAGAAAAAGAGGTCCCAAACCAAAGCGCCTCCTATTGCAG CGGCTGTATGGCATGGACTTGAGGAGTGCCcacaagggaaaggaaaagctctgtttctctcttgCACGGAGGTTTGGAGGAGGAGACAGTAGCCTGCCAGGGGCCAAGACAGGGCAGGCAGAGTTCTCTGAGAAGACTGGGGGAACAGTCCTGCCATTCTCTCTCCGGAAGCAACGCAAAAACCAGAAGTACTTGCGACTGTCAAGGAAGAAGTTCCCCCGCATGGCAAGCCTGGAGAACCGAAGCTGCAGGCATGAGTTCTTCTTGAATGATGCAGTAGACCTGGAGACCCAGCAAAGCCCTGAGGACTGGGAGGCTGTGCAGCACACCGGCAAAGAAG CCAGGCTGCATTACAGATGCAACATGAAGAAGACCCTCATCTTTGGATCCCTATGCCTCTCATGA
- the CBX7 gene encoding chromobox protein homolog 7 isoform X1, with translation MELSAIGEQVFAVESIRKKRVRKGKVEYLVKWKGWPPKYSTWEPEDHILDPRLVVAYEEKEERDRASGYRKRGPKPKRLLLQRLYGMDLRSAHKGKEKLCFSLARRFGGGDSSLPGAKTGQAEFSEKTGGTVLPFSLRKQRKNQKYLRLSRKKFPRMASLENRSCRHEFFLNDAVDLETQQSPEDWEAVQHTGKEADVDGNLPWIPTVPPSEVTVTDITANSITVTFREAQVAEGFFRDRSAQF, from the exons ATGGAGCTGTCGGCTATCGGGGAGCAGGTGTTCGCGGTGGAGAGCATCCGCAAGAAGCGTGTGCGGAAG GGTAAAGTAGAATACCTGGTGAAGTGGAAAGGATGGCCCCCAAA atacaGCACATGGGAGCCAGAAGATCATATCTTGGACCCTCGCCTGGTAGTGGCTTACGAAGAAAA GGAAGAGAGAGACCGTGCTTCAGGGTACAGAAAAAGAGGTCCCAAACCAAAGCGCCTCCTATTGCAG CGGCTGTATGGCATGGACTTGAGGAGTGCCcacaagggaaaggaaaagctctgtttctctcttgCACGGAGGTTTGGAGGAGGAGACAGTAGCCTGCCAGGGGCCAAGACAGGGCAGGCAGAGTTCTCTGAGAAGACTGGGGGAACAGTCCTGCCATTCTCTCTCCGGAAGCAACGCAAAAACCAGAAGTACTTGCGACTGTCAAGGAAGAAGTTCCCCCGCATGGCAAGCCTGGAGAACCGAAGCTGCAGGCATGAGTTCTTCTTGAATGATGCAGTAGACCTGGAGACCCAGCAAAGCCCTGAGGACTGGGAGGCTGTGCAGCACACCGGCAAAGAAG CAGATGTGGATGGCAATCTCCCTTGGATTCCCACTGTGCCCCCCAGCGAAGTGACAGTGACAGACATCACGGCAAACTCCATTACCGTCACTTTCAGAGAAGCACAAGTGGCTGAGGGCTTCTTCCGAGACCGGAGTGCGCAGTTCTGA